The stretch of DNA TTGAGAACTCAGCCTTGGTCGACGATCGTTCAGCGCTTTTTGTCTTCATTGAGATGGAGGTAATTCCACTGCTTGAGCTAGGCCTGAGTGATAACTTTCATAGCGAAACTCGTATTGATCGGAAAATTGAGAACGAACCCGTTTATTGAGCCCGCCGGAGCCTCGTTTCGGTAGAGAGGCTTCATCGAATACTGGTGGTGCCGATCCAATTCTGCGGGCCAGTTCGCTGTAATAGTCAATCCGCCGAACAGGTTCTCGATCAACCCCCACCATAACTTCTGGCCCTCCTTCACAGAGTAATCGATAGGCTAATGCAGCCGCATCGGCCTGATGGATGAGGTTGAGCCATGCCTCTCCTGAACCGGCAATCGGCTGCTGATGTTTCAGTGCCTCCACTTTCGCCAGCAAACGCCCGGGGCCGTAAATTCCCGCTAATCGCAGAATGGTAAACTTGCCAGCAGGGCAGAGAGTTCTCACAACCTCTTCGGCTGTCGCACAGATTTCGCCACCTTCAGTTGATGGTGCGACTGGCGTCAGTTCATCGACCCAGCGTCCATCGTCAAACCCCCAGACACTGGTACTGGAAATGGATACGACAGACTCAGCGGCAGGAGCCGTCGCGATCAGTGCATTTCGCAAGCCATCGACGTAGACCTCACGCTTACTGGCGGTGGAATTGCGATCATAACCAACGGCCCAGAGGATACGTTTAGCTGCAGGAAGCACTGCGAGTGATTGGGCTTCAGTGATTTCCGCCAGAACCGGTTCGATCGATTGGCTTTTCAAAATCGCCGCCTTTTCCTGGCTGCGTGTCACCGCAGCACAGCTAAGCCCGGCTGAGACAAACTGGCGAGCAACCTGCAATCCCACATAGCCACAGCCAAAAATCAACACGTCAACCTGAGGGAAATTCGTCATAACGAGCCTGGCAATCAATTTCTGTTTGTTCAGCGACAGTTAGCGAGTCCATTACGAATGGACTTATTTGCTGTCTTCAGAGGCGAGGGCAGGTTTCGGTTTCGCAGCGAAAATTCGTTCGAGATACTGCTTGGTGACATCTTCGGGGATCACACCATCTGTGGGAATGAACTCAAACGTCTGGTCATCAAGTGGTTCATCGAGAACGACCTGGGAGAACTCCATCGAGAAAATAGGACGCAAAGATTTCTCGGGGCCGGTCGTACGCTTGAGATAGAGCAGGCGGAGCGGGAAAAGTGTCTCGGCTGAGTAGGTGATACGGACGACCTCAGGAAAGAAGGGAAGCGTGGACAGAGGTTTGGAAGGAAACCATTTGGCAGGAAATTCGGGTTTCCATTCCCCCTGAACATGGAAGACTTTGCCTTGTTCGGTTTCCTCGGGTTTGAGTGCGGTAAAGTTCATACAGCGCTGAATCGAGGCCATGATCCCAGGGAGACCACCCAGCCCCAGTTCGGAAAGCATTAATGTTTCGGCGGTGCCACCTGCAGCTCCCGCATTGAGAATCTGCCGCACATCCCGGCGGGTATAGCGTTTGATGTCATCAATTACCGTGCGGTTCCAGAGTGTTTCGCCATCGCAGACTTCGAGCGTTTCCCCCGTGATTCCGGATTTGAGTTTGAGCTGGGTCGTCAGTCGCAGCTTCAATCCCTCCGCTTCATACCGACCTGTGGAAATGATTGTCTGCTCTCCGAACTGGACGAGTGTCTTCACATTCGCCTGAATCGATTTCCGCCGGGCCAGCGAAACCTGGGCCTCTTGTACCAGTGCCAGCACTCGAACAGATGCCTCAGACGGTGCGAGTGCATTGGGAGCAAGTTCGCTGGAAGTTGTCGTCTCTAATGTCCCCTTGGAGCTGGATGCGGATTGATCGGCACTCTTTGCAGGCTGGAGAGGTTGAACAGAACCAGTCGCTCCACTCAACAGGGCGGGAGTTTGGCCTGCGCCGGGGACGGATCCTGGGAGGATTTGCGGCTCGGCTGCTTTTGTAAAAGCGGCCTGTTCGATGGTGTCATTTTTTGACGTAACATTCTCTTGAGTATCAACTTGCGCGGCAAAGGCGATCTTCCGAAGCTGAGGTGTTACCGTCCAGATTCCTCCAATGACCACTAAGCCGGCGACGAACAGAGCCGCGTACCTGTGCATTGAGGCTCTTGTCTGTTTCTGCGTGTTTGTTGGGGTTGGTCGAGTTTGCTGATTATGCATTTCGTTCCCAAATTGACGGATTTTCCAAAGCTGCATGCCCTGGAGTTCCGAAAACAGGTGTGTCAAGTGCTTTTGCGCGTGGCCTTCAGAGGCATTCCCGAACAGCAGACATCCCTTCAGGGATGCCGGTCTGGGGATGGTATGCAATTGAGGCCACGAGGTGAACGGGAAGTTCATCCGGAGGTAAAAGCATGTGCGCGTCATATGTTCGGACACGAGGTCTGTCCTATTTGGCAGCCCGGCGTCCCCAGGCGGTGCGTTGGATAGCAAAGAGGGGTCGCGATGAAGTTTTACTTCCTGGCATTGGGGACGGTCGTCGTCGTGTGCGTCGGCTGCGCCATGGACGGACAGCAAGTGATGAACAAGGGCGAGTACCATGCTCCCCCTGCCGCTATGATGATGCGGCCGGGCCCCATGGTCGATGGCCCGGGACCTGGCGTGATGCCAGCACTTCCGACAGGTATGGGTGGCCCCATGATGGGCGGC from Planctopirus ephydatiae encodes:
- a CDS encoding NAD-dependent epimerase/dehydratase family protein, whose product is MTNFPQVDVLIFGCGYVGLQVARQFVSAGLSCAAVTRSQEKAAILKSQSIEPVLAEITEAQSLAVLPAAKRILWAVGYDRNSTASKREVYVDGLRNALIATAPAAESVVSISSTSVWGFDDGRWVDELTPVAPSTEGGEICATAEEVVRTLCPAGKFTILRLAGIYGPGRLLAKVEALKHQQPIAGSGEAWLNLIHQADAAALAYRLLCEGGPEVMVGVDREPVRRIDYYSELARRIGSAPPVFDEASLPKRGSGGLNKRVRSQFSDQYEFRYESYHSGLAQAVELPPSQ